A window of Cellulosimicrobium protaetiae genomic DNA:
GACGGACCCGACCAGGTTGAGCCACGTGCCGTGCCAGGTGCGGGCGTCCGTGTCCCACAGGTGCCCGCGGTCGCGCGTCGCGACGACGGCGAACGCGGACGACACGAGGAACGCGACGGAGCCGTACGCGTCCGGCTTCCAGCCCGCACCGAGCGCCGTCGGGTCGTCGACCGCGGCGAGGAGCGCCGCCGTCGTGCTCACGTTGAAGCACAACGTCCCGACGAGCTGGACGGCCGCCGCCCACCAGTCCCACCGGTCGGCCGGGTGCGTCCCGGCGCGCGGCGGACGCCTCCCGCTCAGGCCGAGCTGCACGAACGCCGCGGCGGTGAAGAACACGGCGCCGACGACGAACGTCACGTTCGTCGCGACCGCGCCG
This region includes:
- a CDS encoding YrhK family protein, with amino-acid sequence MDGSARRLRREACGFAVGSLCFLVGALPPYADAVGAVATNVTFVVGAVFFTAAAFVQLGLSGRRPPRAGTHPADRWDWWAAAVQLVGTLCFNVSTTAALLAAVDDPTALGAGWKPDAYGSVAFLVSSAFAVVATRDRGHLWDTDARTWHGTWLNLVGSVAFGASAVGAYVSPATGTYVSAWWDDAGTLVGAVCFLVAALLSRRSVAVPVPGTTLPAG